One window from the genome of Pseudomonas sp. L5B5 encodes:
- a CDS encoding oxidoreductase, which produces MYLTPQYILLAGASGLTGEQLLDRLLNEPTVSRVLAPSRRPLSQHPRLENPVGDPAVVLPQLGGKVEIAFCCLGTTIKQAGSEAAFRAVDLDLVVAFGKRALDMGARHLVVISALGADPKSSIFYNRVKGEMEEALKRQGWPQLTLCRPSLLLGDRIEPRLGEQLAGPLSRLIPGKYHGIEACQLARAMWRLALEEQSGTRVVESDELRKLGK; this is translated from the coding sequence ATGTACTTGACGCCTCAGTACATCCTGCTGGCCGGCGCTTCCGGCCTGACCGGAGAACAACTGCTCGACCGCCTGCTCAACGAACCGACCGTCAGCCGCGTCCTGGCCCCCAGCAGACGCCCGTTGAGCCAGCACCCCCGGCTGGAAAACCCGGTTGGCGACCCGGCGGTGGTCCTGCCACAACTGGGAGGCAAAGTGGAAATCGCCTTTTGCTGCCTGGGCACCACCATCAAGCAGGCCGGCTCCGAAGCGGCGTTCCGCGCCGTTGACCTGGACCTGGTCGTGGCATTCGGCAAGCGTGCGCTGGACATGGGCGCGCGGCACCTGGTGGTGATCAGCGCCCTGGGCGCCGACCCCAAGTCGTCGATCTTCTACAACCGGGTCAAGGGTGAAATGGAAGAAGCCCTGAAACGCCAGGGCTGGCCGCAACTGACCCTCTGCCGGCCCTCGCTGCTGCTTGGAGACCGGATCGAGCCACGGCTTGGCGAACAACTGGCCGGCCCACTGTCACGACTGATCCCTGGCAAGTACCACGGCATCGAAGCCTGCCAACTGGCCCGCGCCATGTGGCGCCTCGCGCTGGAAGAACAGAGCGGCACCCGGGTCGTGGAGTCCGACGAACTGCGCAAGCTCGGCAAGTGA
- the ubiX gene encoding flavin prenyltransferase UbiX, with protein sequence MNNGPERITLAMTGASGAQYGLRLLDCLVREDREVHFLISKAAQLVMATETDVTLPAKPQLMQAFLTEYTGAAAGQVRVYGKEDWMSPVASGSGSPAAMVVVPCSTGTLSAIATGACNNLIERAADVTLKERRQLILVPREAPYSSIHLEHMLKLSNLGVTILPASPGFYHQPQTIDDLVDFVVARILNLLNIPQDMLPRWGEHHLSSDE encoded by the coding sequence ATGAACAACGGTCCGGAGCGCATCACCCTGGCCATGACCGGGGCTTCCGGCGCCCAGTATGGCCTGCGCCTGCTCGACTGCCTGGTGCGCGAAGACCGGGAGGTGCATTTCCTGATCTCCAAGGCCGCGCAACTGGTCATGGCCACCGAGACCGACGTGACCCTGCCGGCCAAGCCGCAGTTGATGCAGGCGTTCCTGACCGAATACACCGGGGCGGCGGCGGGGCAGGTCCGGGTCTATGGCAAGGAGGACTGGATGTCGCCGGTGGCCTCCGGCTCCGGCTCGCCGGCGGCGATGGTGGTAGTGCCTTGTTCTACCGGCACGCTGTCGGCGATCGCCACCGGGGCCTGCAACAACCTGATCGAGCGCGCAGCTGACGTCACCCTCAAGGAACGCCGGCAACTGATCCTGGTGCCGCGCGAGGCACCGTACTCCAGCATTCACCTGGAGCACATGCTCAAGCTGTCGAACCTGGGCGTGACCATTTTGCCGGCTTCGCCCGGTTTCTATCACCAGCCACAGACCATCGATGACCTGGTGGACTTCGTGGTGGCGCGGATCCTCAATCTGCTGAACATTCCCCAGGACATGCTGCCCCGCTGGGGCGAACATCATTTGAGCAGCGATGAGTAG
- a CDS encoding ethanolamine ammonia-lyase reactivating factor EutA codes for MQAITGGAPVLLLGLDFGSTTSSALIAQASLSSHCVTGRMALNEPRVLFRGDPVFTPFRNEIIDEDAIGNLIQDWLEQAGIDSRSLFSGGVIITGLAARRHNAQALANLVGQLIGNALVTRANDGGLESWLAFMGSCSALSRFHRQQPLLNLDIGGGTTNAAWGLDGNVLASGCHFIGARHLQFEPGSYRIREVSEFGQALLQHLTITKVPGQVLVPAERDAVVGWYTDALLAIAEGDRAFFASPLGRLTEQLPLALPQGQGGAALTFSGGVGELLYRHLQGEPLPGTTFYGDLGIDLALAIARQPRLVRDTTRLVPENRGRATVYGLTLHNTEISGSTLFLPQPQVLPLKDLPIVARLPIDASVRQLNDALGLALGSRDGACLQLLDGGQPPGLEQVRQLGSRLSRALEAARPPAQWPLVLLLESNIGKVLGNYATDWGRSPCNLIVIDEVRERSAHFINLGKPHQHIVPVAFYGVH; via the coding sequence ATGCAAGCCATCACGGGCGGCGCACCGGTATTGCTGCTGGGGCTGGACTTCGGGTCCACCACCAGCAGCGCGCTGATCGCCCAGGCCAGCCTCAGCAGCCATTGCGTTACCGGACGCATGGCCCTCAATGAACCCCGGGTGCTGTTTCGCGGCGACCCGGTGTTCACCCCATTCAGGAACGAGATCATTGATGAGGACGCCATCGGCAACCTGATCCAGGACTGGCTGGAACAGGCCGGGATCGACTCTCGCTCGTTGTTCTCCGGGGGAGTGATCATCACTGGCCTGGCCGCCCGGCGGCACAATGCCCAGGCGTTGGCGAACCTGGTGGGGCAACTGATCGGCAACGCGCTGGTCACCCGGGCCAACGACGGCGGCCTGGAGTCCTGGCTGGCGTTCATGGGCAGTTGCTCGGCCCTGAGCCGTTTCCATCGCCAGCAACCTTTGCTCAACCTGGATATCGGCGGCGGCACCACCAACGCCGCCTGGGGCCTGGATGGCAATGTCCTGGCCAGCGGCTGCCATTTCATCGGCGCCCGCCACTTGCAGTTCGAGCCCGGCAGCTATCGGATTCGTGAGGTCTCGGAGTTCGGCCAGGCCCTGCTGCAACATCTGACGATCACCAAGGTGCCCGGCCAGGTACTCGTTCCGGCAGAACGGGACGCCGTGGTGGGCTGGTACACCGACGCGCTGCTGGCCATCGCCGAAGGCGACCGGGCGTTCTTCGCAAGCCCGCTGGGTCGCCTGACCGAGCAACTGCCGCTGGCCCTCCCCCAGGGACAGGGGGGCGCCGCGCTGACCTTTTCCGGCGGTGTCGGCGAGTTGCTCTACCGCCACCTGCAAGGCGAGCCGCTACCCGGCACCACCTTCTATGGCGACCTGGGCATCGACCTGGCCCTGGCCATCGCCCGCCAGCCCAGGCTGGTGCGGGACACTACCCGGCTGGTGCCGGAAAACCGCGGCCGGGCCACGGTCTATGGCCTGACCCTGCACAACACCGAAATCTCCGGCAGCACCCTGTTCCTGCCCCAGCCGCAGGTGCTGCCACTCAAGGACCTGCCCATTGTCGCCCGCCTGCCCATCGACGCCAGCGTACGCCAGCTGAACGATGCCCTGGGCCTGGCCCTGGGCAGTCGCGACGGGGCCTGCCTGCAATTGCTCGATGGCGGCCAGCCCCCCGGGCTGGAGCAGGTGCGCCAACTGGGCTCGCGCCTGTCCCGGGCGCTGGAGGCAGCACGCCCGCCCGCCCAATGGCCGCTGGTGCTGTTGCTGGAAAGCAATATCGGCAAGGTCCTGGGCAACTACGCCACGGACTGGGGACGCAGTCCCTGCAACCTGATCGTCATCGACGAGGTACGCGAGCGCTCGGCGCACTTCATCAACCTGGGAAAACCCCATCAACACATCGTGCCCGTCGCCTTCTACGGCGTGCACTGA
- the eutH gene encoding ethanolamine utilization protein EutH, producing MDQIGNYVLYLIMLCAVLGAFAAIYDSERGLGKEFMEGIHATGYIFVPAAGIMASIPYLTVLIESVFGPFFESLGADPALAATMIIASDMGGYHLASALAASKEALVMALITGFMGGATIVFSIPMGLAMLDKRDHKYMALGIMSGILTIPVGVMVASLILAFSNPMVRELVSTNSEASYQLALAVGGLFANLLPILIFVVALALGLRFLPDLMIKGFIIFGRTLDAVIKLVLVASIVQHFTGVFTTVFGSWGFHPIIADAEDQTRALETAGYIGIMLAGAFPMVYLLRKYLGKPLESLGGKVGLSAVGSAGMLATIANILAMFRLVRYMPPKDKVINIAFGVCAAFLLGDHLSFTANFQPTIILPVLIGKLSAGFVAVGLAYWLSVPKALQLEAQDRAAGIIAEGEYLGDTTQESPVRPGQKATA from the coding sequence ATGGACCAGATCGGCAACTACGTGCTCTACCTCATCATGCTCTGCGCCGTACTCGGCGCCTTCGCCGCTATCTATGACAGCGAGCGCGGACTGGGCAAGGAATTCATGGAAGGCATCCACGCCACGGGCTACATCTTCGTGCCAGCGGCGGGGATCATGGCCTCCATCCCCTATCTCACCGTACTGATCGAATCGGTCTTCGGGCCGTTCTTCGAGTCCCTGGGCGCCGACCCGGCCCTGGCGGCGACGATGATCATCGCCTCGGACATGGGGGGCTATCACCTGGCCTCCGCCCTGGCGGCCAGCAAGGAAGCGCTGGTGATGGCACTGATCACCGGCTTCATGGGTGGCGCCACCATCGTCTTCTCGATCCCCATGGGCCTGGCGATGCTCGACAAGCGTGACCACAAGTACATGGCGCTGGGAATCATGTCCGGCATCCTGACCATCCCGGTCGGGGTGATGGTGGCCAGCCTGATCCTGGCCTTCAGCAATCCCATGGTGCGCGAGCTGGTGAGCACCAACTCCGAGGCCAGTTACCAACTGGCGCTGGCCGTGGGCGGCCTGTTCGCCAACCTGCTGCCGATCCTGATCTTCGTCGTGGCGCTGGCCCTGGGCCTGCGGTTCCTGCCGGACCTGATGATCAAGGGCTTCATCATCTTCGGCCGGACCCTGGACGCGGTGATCAAGCTGGTGCTGGTGGCCTCGATCGTCCAGCACTTCACCGGTGTGTTCACCACGGTGTTCGGCAGTTGGGGCTTCCACCCGATCATCGCCGACGCCGAAGACCAGACCCGCGCCCTGGAAACCGCCGGCTACATCGGCATCATGCTGGCCGGGGCCTTCCCGATGGTCTACCTGCTGCGTAAATACCTGGGCAAGCCCCTGGAAAGCCTGGGTGGCAAGGTCGGCCTGAGCGCCGTGGGCAGCGCCGGCATGCTGGCCACCATCGCCAATATCCTGGCCATGTTCCGCCTGGTGCGCTACATGCCGCCAAAGGACAAGGTGATCAACATCGCCTTCGGCGTCTGCGCAGCTTTCCTGCTGGGCGACCACCTGTCCTTCACCGCCAACTTCCAGCCGACCATCATCCTGCCCGTGCTGATCGGCAAGCTTAGCGCCGGTTTCGTCGCGGTGGGCCTGGCCTACTGGCTGTCGGTGCCCAAGGCCCTGCAACTGGAGGCCCAGGACCGGGCGGCCGGGATCATCGCCGAAGGCGAATACCTGGGGGACACCACGCAAGAGTCGCCTGTACGGCCAGGGCAAAAGGCTACAGCCTGA
- a CDS encoding sigma-54-dependent Fis family transcriptional regulator translates to MHSSNHLTRHAQQVLTVARGKAHLQGPGSDPSIARSWLRCLEDYHLDPALSMAPTVLEHGRLLESRERLRDVLQIAGTEMANLHQQLSGAGHAVLLTDARGVILNCITAPSERKIFEHAGLWLGADWSEAREGTNGIGTCLVERQSLTIHQGEHFRGRHTGLTCSASPVFDPHGELLAVLDVSSARQDVSRQSQFHTMAMVNLSAKMIESCYFLRYFENQWLLRFHLQAESVGLFSEGLLAFDGEGRICAVNQSALNLLGHIRGGLLGKPVESFFDCSLDELFGRASLNASASWPLRTRDGRRLFALLRGAPQPLSQPSLRPAREVVQPRAPGICLGDNGLQNDFRRASRVFERDVPLLINGETGSGKEAFAKAVHQGSVRADKAFVALNCAAIPESLIESELFGYRGGSFTGARKEGMRGKLQQADGGTLFLDEIGDMPLALQTRLLRVLEDRLVVPIGGEPQPVNVRIISATHRDLQERVRDGSFREDLYYRLNGLEIALPALRERSDKSQLLDFLLAEEAGAQPVALDEAARQSLLDYAWPGNVRQLRNVLRTLAALCEDGRIGIDDLPPMIRQGRRPAVVGEPLEAQPERPLEDAERVALLAALEQQRWHMTHTAEQLGVSRNTLYRKLRKHGISR, encoded by the coding sequence ATGCACAGCAGTAATCATCTGACCCGCCATGCCCAGCAAGTGCTGACGGTGGCCCGGGGCAAGGCGCACTTGCAGGGGCCCGGCAGCGATCCTTCCATCGCGCGCTCCTGGCTGCGCTGTCTTGAGGACTATCACCTCGATCCGGCTCTTTCCATGGCCCCCACGGTGCTCGAGCACGGTCGCCTGCTGGAGAGTCGCGAGCGCCTGCGTGATGTCTTGCAGATCGCCGGTACCGAGATGGCCAACCTGCACCAGCAGTTGTCCGGCGCTGGCCACGCAGTGTTGTTGACCGATGCCCGCGGGGTGATCCTCAACTGCATCACCGCGCCCAGCGAACGCAAGATCTTCGAGCATGCCGGCCTCTGGCTGGGGGCCGACTGGAGCGAGGCCCGGGAGGGCACCAACGGCATCGGTACCTGCCTGGTGGAGCGCCAGTCCCTGACGATCCACCAGGGCGAGCACTTTCGCGGGCGACACACCGGCCTGACCTGCTCCGCAAGCCCGGTATTCGATCCCCATGGCGAGCTGCTGGCGGTGCTGGATGTATCGTCGGCGCGCCAGGACGTCTCCCGCCAGAGCCAGTTCCACACCATGGCCATGGTCAATCTCTCGGCGAAGATGATCGAGAGCTGCTATTTCCTGCGCTACTTCGAAAACCAGTGGCTGTTGCGCTTTCACCTGCAGGCCGAATCGGTGGGGCTGTTCAGCGAGGGGCTGCTGGCGTTCGATGGCGAGGGGCGGATCTGCGCCGTGAACCAGAGTGCCCTGAACCTGCTGGGGCATATTCGCGGAGGCTTGCTGGGCAAGCCGGTGGAAAGCTTTTTCGACTGCTCCCTGGACGAGTTGTTTGGCCGGGCCAGCCTCAACGCCAGCGCCAGCTGGCCGTTGCGCACCCGGGATGGACGACGGCTGTTCGCCTTGTTGCGGGGGGCGCCGCAACCGCTGTCGCAACCGTCGTTGCGCCCTGCGCGGGAAGTCGTCCAGCCTCGCGCCCCGGGCATTTGCCTGGGCGATAACGGCTTGCAGAACGATTTTCGCCGGGCCTCGCGGGTCTTCGAGCGCGATGTACCGTTGCTGATCAATGGCGAGACCGGTTCCGGCAAGGAGGCGTTCGCCAAGGCCGTGCACCAGGGCAGCGTCCGGGCGGACAAGGCCTTTGTCGCCCTCAATTGCGCGGCGATCCCCGAAAGCCTGATCGAGAGCGAGCTGTTCGGTTACCGCGGCGGCAGTTTCACCGGGGCCCGCAAGGAGGGCATGCGCGGCAAGCTGCAGCAGGCCGACGGCGGCACCTTGTTCCTCGACGAAATCGGCGACATGCCCCTGGCCCTGCAGACCCGCTTGTTGCGCGTCCTGGAGGACCGCCTGGTGGTGCCCATCGGTGGCGAGCCGCAGCCCGTCAATGTGCGCATCATCAGCGCCACGCACCGCGACTTGCAGGAGCGGGTGCGTGACGGCAGCTTCCGCGAGGACTTGTACTACCGGCTCAATGGCCTGGAAATCGCCCTGCCGGCACTGCGTGAGCGCAGCGACAAATCCCAGTTGCTGGACTTTCTCCTGGCCGAGGAAGCAGGGGCGCAACCGGTGGCCCTGGACGAGGCCGCGCGCCAGAGCTTGCTGGACTACGCCTGGCCGGGCAACGTGCGGCAATTGCGCAATGTCCTGCGGACCCTGGCGGCGCTGTGCGAAGACGGCCGGATCGGCATCGACGACCTGCCGCCGATGATTCGCCAGGGCCGTCGTCCGGCCGTGGTCGGCGAGCCGCTCGAGGCACAACCGGAACGCCCCCTCGAGGACGCCGAGCGCGTTGCCTTGCTGGCGGCGCTGGAGCAACAGCGCTGGCACATGACCCACACCGCCGAGCAATTGGGTGTCAGCCGCAACACCCTGTACAGGAAGCTGCGCAAGCACGGCATCTCGCGCTGA
- the mpl gene encoding UDP-N-acetylmuramate:L-alanyl-gamma-D-glutamyl-meso-diaminopimelate ligase, translating to MHIHILGICGTFMGSMAVLAKELGHHVTGSDANVYPPMSTQLQAQGIELTQGYDPAQLDPAPDLVVIGNAMSRGNPAVEYVLNKGLPYVSGPQWLADHVLQGRWVLAVAGTHGKTTTSSMLAWVLEHAGMSPGFLIGGVPQNFAVSARLGGTPFFVIEADEYDSAFFDKRSKFVHYRPRTAILNNLEFDHADIFPDLPAIERQFHHLVRTIPSEGLVIHPTTEPALQRVVEMGCWTPVQTTGAGGQWQVKLLSADGSAFEVMFEGVSQGVVEWELTGQHNVANALATLAAARHVGVVPSMGIAGLSAFKSVKRRMEKVAQVHGVTIYDDFAHHPTAIATTLDGLRKRVGDAPVIAIIEPRSNSMKLGAHRDGLPQSVNQADQVIWYAPANLGWDLAATAAQCTVPSIVSDSLDGIIERVKSQAKPGTQVVIMSNGGFGGLHGKLAEALQ from the coding sequence ATGCACATCCATATTCTCGGTATCTGCGGCACTTTCATGGGGTCGATGGCGGTTCTGGCCAAAGAGCTGGGTCATCACGTCACCGGTTCCGACGCCAACGTCTATCCGCCGATGAGCACCCAGCTGCAAGCCCAGGGCATCGAGCTGACTCAAGGTTATGATCCGGCCCAGCTGGACCCGGCACCGGACCTGGTGGTGATCGGCAATGCCATGTCCCGGGGCAACCCGGCAGTGGAATATGTACTGAACAAGGGGTTGCCCTACGTGTCCGGCCCGCAGTGGCTGGCGGACCACGTATTGCAGGGGCGCTGGGTGCTGGCCGTCGCCGGCACCCATGGCAAGACCACCACCAGCAGCATGCTGGCCTGGGTGCTGGAACACGCCGGCATGAGCCCGGGTTTCCTCATCGGTGGCGTGCCGCAGAACTTCGCGGTTTCGGCGCGCCTGGGCGGTACGCCGTTCTTCGTGATCGAGGCCGACGAGTACGACAGCGCCTTTTTCGACAAGCGCTCGAAGTTCGTCCATTACCGTCCGCGCACCGCGATCCTCAACAACCTCGAGTTCGACCACGCGGATATCTTCCCGGACCTGCCAGCCATCGAGCGGCAGTTCCACCACTTGGTGCGGACTATTCCCAGCGAAGGCCTGGTGATCCATCCCACCACCGAGCCGGCCTTGCAGAGGGTGGTCGAGATGGGCTGCTGGACACCGGTGCAGACCACCGGTGCCGGTGGCCAGTGGCAGGTCAAGCTGCTGAGCGCTGACGGTTCGGCTTTTGAAGTGATGTTCGAAGGCGTGAGTCAGGGCGTGGTGGAGTGGGAACTGACCGGCCAGCACAACGTCGCCAATGCCTTGGCTACCCTGGCTGCCGCCCGCCATGTGGGCGTGGTGCCATCGATGGGGATTGCCGGCCTGAGCGCGTTCAAGAGCGTCAAGCGGCGGATGGAGAAGGTTGCCCAAGTGCATGGCGTGACCATCTACGACGACTTTGCCCACCACCCGACCGCCATCGCCACGACCCTGGACGGCCTGCGCAAGCGCGTCGGCGACGCGCCGGTGATCGCCATCATCGAGCCTCGCTCCAATTCCATGAAGCTCGGTGCCCATCGCGACGGTCTGCCGCAAAGCGTCAACCAGGCCGACCAGGTGATCTGGTACGCGCCAGCCAACCTGGGCTGGGACCTGGCGGCCACGGCAGCCCAGTGCACAGTGCCCTCGATCGTCAGCGACTCGTTGGACGGCATCATTGAACGCGTGAAGAGCCAGGCCAAACCCGGGACCCAGGTGGTGATCATGAGCAACGGCGGCTTCGGTGGCCTGCACGGCAAGCTGGCCGAGGCCCTGCAATGA
- a CDS encoding YceK/YidQ family lipoprotein produces the protein MSRTLVMLLAALQLGGCATARTLDAAKPGAPLVYSGTRLDLYALQGGCCPMDRFGAQAPGYPGLDLPASALLDTLLLPLSVLTALGVGFRATGGL, from the coding sequence ATGAGTAGAACCCTGGTGATGCTGCTGGCCGCCCTGCAACTGGGCGGATGCGCCACGGCCCGCACCCTGGACGCGGCAAAACCCGGGGCGCCGTTGGTGTATTCGGGGACACGCCTGGATCTGTATGCCTTGCAGGGCGGTTGCTGTCCGATGGACCGCTTTGGTGCCCAGGCCCCCGGCTATCCGGGGCTGGACCTGCCGGCCAGCGCCTTGCTCGATACCTTGTTGTTGCCCCTGTCGGTACTGACGGCGCTGGGGGTGGGGTTTCGCGCCACGGGAGGATTGTAG
- a CDS encoding aldehyde dehydrogenase family protein, protein MRYAHPGTEGAIVSFKSKYGNYINGEFVAPVKGQYFTNTSPVNGKPIAEFPRSTAEDIEKALDAAHAAADAWGATSVQARSLALLKIADRIEQNLELLAITETWDNGKAVRETLNADIPLAADHFRYFAGCLRAQEGSAAEIDGNTVAYHIHEPLGVVGQIIPWNFPILMAAWKLAPALAAGNCVVLKPAEQTPLGITVLMEVIGDLLPPGVLNVVQGFGREAGEALATSKRIAKIAFTGSTPVGSHIMKCAAENIIPSTVELGGKSPNIFFEDIMQAEPKFIEKAAEGLVLAFFNQGEVCTCPSRALVQESIYDEFMQAVMKKIEQIKRGDPLDTDTMVGAQASEQQFDKILSYLDIAKNEGAQLLTGGKVEKLEGDLATGYYIQPTLLKGTNQMRVFQEEIFGPVVSITTFKDEAEALAIANDTEFGLGAGVWTRDINRAYRMGRGIKAGRVWTNCYHLYPAHAAFGGYKKSGVGRETHKMMLDHYQQTKNLLVSYDINPLGFF, encoded by the coding sequence ATGCGTTACGCACACCCCGGTACTGAAGGCGCTATCGTTTCGTTCAAGAGCAAGTACGGCAACTACATCAACGGCGAATTCGTCGCGCCGGTCAAAGGCCAGTACTTCACCAATACTTCGCCGGTCAATGGCAAGCCGATTGCCGAATTCCCGCGCTCCACTGCCGAAGACATCGAGAAGGCCCTGGACGCCGCCCATGCTGCTGCCGACGCCTGGGGCGCGACCTCGGTCCAGGCTCGCTCGCTGGCCCTGTTGAAGATCGCCGATCGCATCGAACAGAACCTCGAATTGCTGGCCATCACCGAAACCTGGGACAACGGCAAGGCCGTGCGTGAAACCCTGAACGCCGACATCCCCCTGGCCGCCGACCACTTCCGCTACTTCGCCGGCTGCCTGCGTGCCCAGGAAGGCAGCGCCGCGGAAATCGACGGCAATACCGTTGCCTATCACATCCATGAGCCCCTGGGTGTGGTCGGCCAGATCATCCCGTGGAACTTCCCGATCCTGATGGCTGCCTGGAAGCTGGCTCCGGCCCTGGCCGCCGGCAACTGCGTGGTGCTCAAGCCCGCCGAGCAGACCCCACTAGGCATCACCGTGCTGATGGAAGTGATCGGCGACCTGCTGCCACCTGGCGTGCTCAACGTGGTCCAGGGTTTTGGCCGCGAAGCCGGCGAGGCCCTGGCCACTAGCAAGCGCATCGCCAAGATCGCCTTCACCGGCTCGACCCCGGTGGGCTCGCACATCATGAAATGCGCCGCCGAGAACATCATCCCGTCCACCGTGGAGCTGGGCGGCAAGTCGCCGAACATCTTCTTCGAAGACATCATGCAGGCCGAACCCAAGTTCATCGAAAAGGCCGCCGAAGGCCTGGTGCTGGCGTTCTTCAACCAGGGTGAAGTCTGCACCTGCCCATCCCGCGCCCTGGTGCAGGAGTCGATCTACGACGAATTCATGCAGGCGGTGATGAAGAAGATCGAGCAGATCAAGCGCGGCGACCCGCTGGACACCGACACCATGGTCGGCGCCCAGGCGTCCGAGCAGCAGTTCGACAAGATCCTGTCCTACCTCGACATCGCCAAGAACGAAGGTGCACAGCTGCTCACCGGCGGCAAGGTGGAGAAACTTGAAGGCGACCTGGCCACCGGCTACTACATCCAGCCGACCCTGCTCAAGGGCACCAACCAGATGCGCGTGTTCCAGGAAGAAATCTTCGGCCCGGTGGTGAGCATCACCACCTTCAAGGACGAAGCCGAAGCCCTGGCGATCGCCAACGACACCGAGTTCGGCCTGGGTGCCGGCGTCTGGACCCGCGATATCAACCGCGCCTATCGCATGGGCCGCGGCATCAAGGCCGGTCGCGTGTGGACCAACTGCTACCACCTGTATCCGGCGCACGCCGCGTTCGGTGGCTACAAGAAATCCGGCGTGGGCCGCGAGACCCACAAGATGATGCTCGACCACTACCAGCAGACCAAGAACCTGCTGGTGAGCTACGACATCAACCCACTGGGCTTCTTCTGA